A genomic segment from Fodinicola acaciae encodes:
- a CDS encoding tetratricopeptide repeat protein yields MTDRDRLDWANELYERAFFNGDSEALETGERDLDQVEADLAMARGRLMHARFFQDRKENPRELELFERAARLYRQLGDPAREADAVFWAGTVHQVIRKDTAASLPFFEKSRELAVKAGEDLVLSFAVRHLGFAALEAGELDEAESLLRQSLELRRKVGFERGIAPALLALAEHARHANRDEEAEKLFDEATESATACGATKILEIVKAVRNQEDV; encoded by the coding sequence ATGACCGACCGGGATCGGCTCGACTGGGCCAACGAACTGTACGAACGCGCGTTTTTCAACGGCGACAGCGAGGCGTTGGAGACCGGCGAGCGTGACCTGGACCAGGTCGAGGCCGACCTGGCAATGGCCCGCGGCCGCTTGATGCACGCGCGGTTTTTCCAGGACCGGAAGGAAAATCCGCGCGAGCTGGAGCTGTTCGAGCGCGCCGCGCGGCTTTATCGGCAGCTCGGCGACCCGGCTCGTGAGGCCGACGCGGTGTTCTGGGCCGGCACGGTCCACCAAGTCATTCGCAAGGACACGGCGGCGTCGTTGCCGTTCTTCGAAAAGTCCCGCGAGTTGGCGGTGAAGGCCGGCGAGGACCTGGTTTTGTCCTTTGCCGTACGGCATCTGGGTTTCGCCGCGCTGGAGGCCGGTGAGCTGGACGAGGCCGAGTCACTGCTTCGGCAGTCGCTGGAGCTGCGGCGAAAGGTCGGCTTCGAGCGAGGCATCGCGCCGGCGTTGCTCGCGCTGGCTGAGCATGCGCGGCATGCTAATCGCGACGAGGAAGCCGAAAAACTCTTCGACGAGGCGACCGAGTCGGCAACGGCTTGCGGTGCCACGAAAATACTGGAGATCGTGAAGGCCGTACGGAATCAGGAAGACGTGTAG
- a CDS encoding lipase family alpha/beta hydrolase, which yields MKTKIYYAPQDVLGPVLIVPGYGGDVSVLSRLAKRITDSGRTVRVLDLPDKAQGDLRTQAKLIAAAADRLRAAAPSLDVIGYSAGGVAVRLWQKDFGGAPHTRRVVTIASPHHGTELAGLAFAVASDTCPTACQQLAQHSSLLTALNSGDETPPGPLWASMWTAYDDTVVPPSSGELKSSVNTQLQKVCADDRTRHTQLPNDPLVIGLVLASIGLDKPIEAGPQDCERLRESAAVES from the coding sequence ATGAAGACGAAGATCTATTACGCTCCGCAGGACGTGCTGGGGCCGGTGCTGATCGTGCCGGGCTACGGCGGCGACGTCTCGGTGCTGTCGCGGCTGGCGAAGCGGATCACCGACAGCGGCCGGACCGTACGGGTGCTCGACCTGCCGGACAAGGCGCAGGGCGACCTGCGGACGCAGGCGAAGCTGATCGCCGCGGCCGCCGACAGACTGCGCGCGGCGGCGCCGAGCCTCGACGTCATCGGCTACTCGGCCGGCGGTGTGGCCGTACGCCTGTGGCAGAAGGACTTCGGCGGCGCGCCACACACCCGCCGGGTCGTGACGATCGCGTCGCCGCACCACGGCACGGAGCTGGCCGGGCTGGCGTTCGCGGTGGCCTCCGACACCTGCCCGACCGCGTGCCAGCAGCTGGCCCAGCACTCGTCGCTGCTGACCGCGCTGAACAGCGGCGACGAGACGCCGCCCGGTCCGCTGTGGGCGTCGATGTGGACCGCGTACGACGACACCGTGGTGCCGCCGTCGTCCGGTGAGCTGAAGTCGTCGGTCAACACGCAGCTGCAGAAGGTGTGCGCGGACGACCGTACGCGGCACACGCAGCTGCCCAACGATCCGCTGGTGATCGGCCTGGTGCTCGCGTCGATCGGACTCGACAAGCCGATCGAGGCCGGGCCCCAGGACTGCGAGCGCCTGCGCGAGTCGGCCGCCGTCGAGAGCTGA
- a CDS encoding nitroreductase/quinone reductase family protein, translated as MAVDLKRRADLFHRYLANPLALRTARFVRGQAVLETIGRVSGQPRRTPVGGKVVGGSFWMVSGDGHRAQYVRNIAANPRVRVQIRGRWHAGVARLLPDDDPRARLRTLPAFNSRMVRMLGVEPLTVRIDLKNE; from the coding sequence ATGGCTGTGGACCTCAAACGCCGCGCGGACCTGTTTCATCGCTATCTGGCCAATCCGCTGGCGCTTCGGACGGCACGGTTCGTCCGCGGCCAGGCGGTGCTGGAGACGATCGGCCGGGTCAGCGGCCAGCCACGCCGGACACCGGTCGGTGGGAAGGTGGTCGGCGGCAGCTTCTGGATGGTCAGCGGTGACGGCCATCGGGCTCAGTACGTGCGCAACATCGCCGCGAATCCGCGCGTGCGCGTGCAGATCCGCGGCCGCTGGCATGCCGGCGTGGCGCGGCTGCTGCCGGACGACGATCCGCGGGCGCGGCTGCGGACGCTGCCGGCGTTCAACAGCCGGATGGTCCGGATGCTCGGCGTCGAGCCGTTGACCGTACGGATCGACCTCAAGAACGAGTAA
- a CDS encoding TetR/AcrR family transcriptional regulator, which yields MVTEPRQHTGRRRNEAARQAILDAAADLLGQPDGAAVTIDMIAAAAGVGKQTIYRWWPSKGAVLLEAMTDLARASAPTPDTGSLASDLKTFVSSTFRAAGAEPAASRLRAVLAEAQRDAHAGALLREFTGRRRDELHGILSRAAARGEIAAGTDLELVVDQIYGVLWYRLMISRAPLTVRVAGRLTSALLRQFH from the coding sequence ATGGTGACCGAACCTCGCCAGCACACCGGCCGGCGCCGCAACGAGGCGGCTCGCCAGGCGATCCTGGACGCCGCGGCCGACCTGCTCGGCCAGCCGGACGGCGCCGCCGTGACCATCGACATGATCGCCGCCGCCGCCGGTGTCGGAAAACAGACGATTTATCGTTGGTGGCCGTCAAAAGGCGCGGTGCTGCTGGAGGCGATGACCGACCTCGCGCGCGCGAGCGCACCGACACCGGACACCGGATCGCTTGCCAGTGACCTGAAAACCTTCGTCTCGTCGACTTTTCGCGCGGCCGGCGCCGAACCGGCCGCCTCGCGGCTGCGAGCCGTGCTGGCCGAGGCGCAGCGTGACGCGCACGCCGGTGCGCTGCTGCGGGAATTCACCGGCCGCCGGCGCGACGAGCTGCACGGCATCCTGTCACGCGCCGCGGCGCGCGGCGAGATCGCCGCCGGCACCGACCTGGAGCTGGTGGTCGACCAGATCTACGGCGTCCTCTGGTATCGCCTGATGATCAGCCGCGCACCACTGACCGTACGCGTCGCTGGGCGGCTGACCTCGGCTCTGCTCCGCCAGTTTCACTGA
- a CDS encoding diacylglycerol/lipid kinase family protein has translation MTFVSVVVNPAAAAGTGARVAGAALAVLRENARVEVRHTEGASVAEVLRSAVSDGPDALVVCGGDGMVHAALQVVAGGELPLGVVPAGTGNDFARALGIPLHDPVAAARLIGGGSPRPVDLACVGDTWFGSVLACGFDSRVNARTNRMRWPRGRSRYTMATFAELASFRPVDFVVEVDGESREFSGMFVAVGNTTSYGGGMRICPAADPYDGQLDLTMVSAVSRIDLLRMFSSVYQGNHLRHPAVSTMRGQRVRISCAGVEAYADGEPVGDLPVEITLRPAAARVYTSS, from the coding sequence GTGACCTTCGTCAGCGTCGTGGTGAATCCGGCCGCCGCCGCCGGCACCGGCGCTCGAGTGGCCGGCGCGGCTTTGGCTGTGTTGCGCGAAAACGCACGCGTCGAGGTGCGCCACACCGAAGGGGCGTCGGTGGCGGAGGTCCTGCGATCAGCGGTCAGCGACGGCCCTGACGCGCTGGTCGTGTGCGGCGGCGACGGCATGGTGCACGCGGCGCTGCAGGTGGTCGCCGGCGGCGAGCTGCCGCTCGGCGTCGTGCCGGCCGGCACCGGCAACGATTTCGCCCGCGCGCTTGGCATTCCGCTGCACGACCCGGTCGCCGCCGCGCGACTGATCGGCGGCGGATCGCCCCGGCCGGTCGATCTCGCGTGCGTCGGCGACACCTGGTTTGGCAGTGTGCTGGCCTGCGGCTTCGACTCGCGGGTCAACGCGCGTACGAACCGGATGCGTTGGCCACGCGGCCGGTCGCGCTACACCATGGCGACTTTCGCCGAGCTGGCCTCATTCCGGCCGGTCGACTTCGTCGTCGAGGTCGACGGAGAGTCGCGCGAGTTTTCCGGCATGTTCGTCGCGGTCGGCAACACCACCAGCTATGGCGGCGGCATGCGGATCTGTCCGGCGGCCGACCCGTACGACGGTCAGCTCGACCTCACAATGGTCTCGGCGGTGTCGCGTATCGACCTGTTGCGGATGTTTTCCTCGGTCTACCAAGGAAATCATCTGCGACATCCGGCCGTGTCGACGATGCGCGGCCAGCGCGTGCGGATCAGCTGTGCCGGCGTCGAGGCCTACGCGGACGGCGAGCCGGTCGGTGACCTGCCGGTCGAGATCACCCTGCGGCCGGCCGCCGCGCGTGTCTACACGTCTTCCTGA
- a CDS encoding thiamine-binding protein has protein sequence MIVAFSISPAAGDDTGGVSEAVAEAVEVVRNSGLPNETNAMFTNIEGEWDEIMPVIKAAVDVVAARSPRVGLVLKADIRPGYTNQLREKVRRVERHLSDRVGE, from the coding sequence ATGATTGTGGCCTTCAGCATCAGTCCGGCCGCCGGCGACGACACCGGTGGCGTCAGCGAAGCGGTCGCCGAGGCGGTCGAGGTGGTCCGTAACTCGGGGCTGCCAAACGAAACCAACGCGATGTTCACCAACATCGAAGGCGAGTGGGACGAGATCATGCCGGTCATCAAGGCGGCCGTCGACGTGGTCGCGGCGCGGTCGCCGCGAGTCGGTCTAGTCCTTAAAGCCGATATCCGACCTGGCTACACCAACCAGCTCCGTGAGAAGGTGCGACGCGTCGAGCGACACCTGTCCGATCGGGTAGGTGAGTGA
- a CDS encoding glycerol-3-phosphate dehydrogenase/oxidase produces MNTALNANRRAAEWAALAGEPKVDVLVVGGGVTGTGVALDAASRGLSVVLAERHDLAFGTSRWSSKLVHGGLRYLASGQVGVAYESAVERGLLMRFTAPHLVRALPQVTPVFTDTPSSAHAIVRAGTLAGDLLRTAAGTPVRELPRSRHIPVGEVIRLVPGLRRHGLRGGVLSWDGQLTDDARLVVAIARTAAGHGAKVLTRCAAEQMSGNGAVLRDTRTGDSIALNARVVINATGVWAAENAPDVSLRPSRGTHLVLPDSVFGGLRTGLTIPVPAERNRFVIVLPQVDDRVFVGLTDEPADGPIPDVPEPTEAERAFLLKIVNSDLDVPVRADQVLGAYAGLRPLLDSGAGRTADLSRRHAVLRGETGVITVVGGKLTTYRRMAEDAVDAAVRSAGLTAGPCRTRRLPLVGAAPRVRLEAVRAPRRLVDRYGIEAPEVAAMDGADPVAAGQSTTMAEFVFALRREGALTSADLLDRRTRIGLVAADRAAAEESADRAVAAVLAE; encoded by the coding sequence ATGAACACCGCGCTCAACGCCAACCGCCGCGCCGCGGAGTGGGCCGCGCTGGCCGGCGAGCCGAAGGTGGACGTGCTCGTGGTCGGCGGCGGTGTCACCGGCACCGGCGTCGCGCTCGACGCCGCCAGCCGCGGCCTGTCGGTGGTGCTGGCCGAGCGGCACGACCTGGCCTTCGGCACCAGCCGGTGGAGCTCGAAGCTGGTGCACGGCGGCCTGCGTTATCTGGCCAGCGGCCAGGTCGGTGTCGCGTACGAGAGCGCGGTCGAGCGCGGCCTGCTGATGCGCTTCACCGCTCCCCATCTGGTCCGCGCGTTGCCGCAGGTCACGCCGGTGTTCACCGACACGCCCAGCAGCGCGCACGCGATCGTACGCGCCGGCACGCTGGCCGGCGACCTGCTGCGTACGGCCGCCGGCACACCGGTGCGCGAGCTGCCGCGTTCGCGGCACATCCCGGTCGGCGAGGTCATCCGGCTGGTGCCCGGCCTGCGCCGGCACGGCCTGCGCGGCGGGGTGCTGTCGTGGGACGGGCAGCTGACAGATGACGCGCGTCTGGTCGTCGCCATCGCGCGTACGGCCGCCGGCCACGGTGCGAAGGTGCTGACCAGGTGCGCTGCCGAGCAAATGTCCGGCAACGGCGCCGTCCTGCGCGATACGCGTACTGGCGACTCCATCGCCCTCAACGCGCGCGTTGTGATCAACGCGACCGGTGTGTGGGCCGCGGAAAACGCGCCGGACGTGTCGCTGCGGCCGAGCCGCGGCACGCATCTCGTGCTGCCGGACAGTGTGTTCGGCGGCCTGCGGACCGGCCTGACCATCCCGGTGCCGGCCGAGCGCAACCGCTTCGTGATCGTGTTGCCGCAGGTCGACGACCGGGTGTTCGTCGGACTGACGGACGAGCCGGCGGACGGTCCGATCCCGGACGTGCCGGAGCCGACCGAGGCCGAGCGTGCGTTCCTGCTGAAGATCGTCAACAGCGACCTGGACGTGCCGGTGCGCGCCGACCAGGTGCTCGGCGCGTACGCCGGGCTGCGGCCGCTGCTGGACAGTGGCGCCGGCCGCACCGCCGACCTGTCCCGCCGGCACGCGGTGCTCCGCGGCGAGACCGGCGTCATCACAGTCGTCGGCGGCAAGCTGACCACCTACCGACGGATGGCCGAGGACGCCGTCGACGCGGCCGTACGGTCCGCTGGTCTCACCGCGGGGCCGTGCCGCACCCGCCGGCTGCCGCTGGTCGGTGCGGCGCCGAGAGTGCGCCTGGAGGCCGTACGCGCGCCGCGCCGGCTGGTCGACCGCTACGGCATTGAGGCGCCGGAGGTGGCCGCGATGGACGGCGCCGACCCGGTCGCGGCCGGACAGTCGACGACAATGGCGGAATTCGTTTTCGCACTCCGTCGTGAAGGCGCGCTGACGTCCGCCGACCTACTCGACCGGCGTACGCGCATCGGCCTGGTCGCGGCCGACCGCGCCGCCGCCGAGGAGTCGGCCGATCGTGCGGTCGCGGCGGTTTTGGCAGAGTAG
- a CDS encoding FAD-binding oxidoreductase has product MLWYGWGDPAARTELPESARQLLVSALGLPVTGPDAPDEASVTLPDPLLPADFVAVLGQAYVLTDTHSRLLHSAGKSTIDLLRMRAGEVDAPDAVLLPGSEDEIAAVLALCAESGVCVVPFGGGTSVVGGVGAVRHPYVALDLRRLSALVSVDPVSQTAVLQAGLRGPEAERLLGEHGFTLGHLPQSFEYATIGGFAATRSSGQASNFYGSFADLVVGLRAVTPSGVLSLGRAPASAAGPDLLQLMLGSEGVFGVITEVTVRVRPVPESTVDETWTFPDFSSGLAAARALAQADATPAVVRLSDEAETGINRALAGEEQTGGCVLVAGYEGAASTRATEILASSGGSKASASDWRAHRFRAPYLRDALLDVGALAETLETAASYADLPRLYDGVRSALMSALGRAVVMCHVSHLYPTGASLYFTVVCGQSDDPVSQWNKAKQAAGDAIVAAGGTITHHHAVGVDHRPWMVDEVGELGVAILRAVKDRLDPAGILNPGKLIP; this is encoded by the coding sequence ATGCTCTGGTATGGCTGGGGAGATCCGGCGGCTCGTACCGAACTGCCGGAGTCGGCGCGGCAGCTGCTGGTGTCGGCGCTCGGCCTGCCGGTGACCGGGCCGGACGCTCCGGACGAGGCGTCGGTCACGCTGCCCGATCCGCTGCTCCCGGCCGATTTCGTTGCCGTGCTTGGCCAAGCGTACGTCCTGACCGACACGCATTCGCGATTGCTGCACAGCGCCGGGAAAAGCACGATCGACCTTCTTCGCATGCGCGCCGGCGAGGTGGACGCGCCGGACGCCGTGCTGCTGCCCGGCTCCGAAGACGAGATCGCCGCCGTTCTGGCGCTTTGCGCAGAGTCTGGCGTCTGCGTCGTGCCTTTTGGTGGTGGCACAAGCGTTGTCGGCGGTGTCGGTGCGGTCAGGCATCCGTATGTGGCGCTGGACCTGCGACGGCTTTCCGCCTTGGTGTCCGTCGATCCGGTCTCGCAGACCGCGGTCCTGCAGGCCGGCCTGCGTGGCCCGGAGGCCGAGCGGCTGCTCGGCGAGCACGGCTTCACTCTCGGACATCTGCCGCAGAGCTTCGAATACGCCACCATCGGCGGCTTCGCGGCAACGCGATCCTCCGGCCAGGCCTCGAATTTCTACGGCTCTTTCGCCGATCTCGTGGTCGGCCTCCGCGCGGTGACACCGTCCGGTGTGTTGTCGCTCGGCCGCGCGCCGGCTTCCGCGGCGGGTCCAGATCTTCTCCAGCTGATGCTGGGGTCCGAAGGCGTCTTCGGCGTAATCACCGAGGTGACCGTACGCGTCCGACCGGTGCCGGAGTCCACAGTGGACGAAACGTGGACCTTTCCGGACTTCTCCTCGGGTCTGGCGGCCGCGCGCGCGTTGGCCCAGGCCGACGCGACGCCGGCGGTCGTACGGCTGTCGGACGAGGCGGAGACCGGGATCAACCGCGCACTGGCCGGCGAGGAGCAGACCGGCGGGTGCGTACTCGTCGCCGGCTACGAAGGCGCCGCCTCCACTCGCGCGACGGAGATTTTGGCTTCTTCCGGTGGATCGAAGGCCTCCGCGAGCGACTGGCGAGCGCATCGGTTTCGCGCGCCGTATCTGCGTGACGCGCTGCTTGATGTCGGCGCGTTGGCAGAGACGCTGGAAACGGCGGCGTCGTACGCGGACCTGCCGCGGCTCTATGACGGCGTGCGGTCGGCACTGATGTCGGCGCTCGGGCGTGCGGTCGTGATGTGCCACGTCTCCCACCTCTATCCGACCGGCGCCTCGCTCTATTTCACCGTCGTGTGTGGACAGTCCGACGATCCTGTTTCGCAGTGGAACAAGGCGAAACAGGCCGCCGGTGACGCGATCGTGGCGGCCGGCGGCACGATCACCCACCATCACGCCGTCGGCGTCGACCACCGGCCGTGGATGGTGGACGAGGTGGGTGAGCTCGGCGTGGCGATCCTGCGAGCGGTGAAGGACCGGCTCGATCCGGCCGGCATTCTCAACCCTGGCAAGCTGATCCCGTGA
- a CDS encoding TetR/AcrR family transcriptional regulator — MPQKRKSSADILAAARDCVLAYGAQRTTLTEVARRAGVSRPTVYNHWPDVRALLADLITSEMAAIAAEAAVDVGDNARDRLVRQAVRAAAAAIANPLMTKILDSDPELLLPYVFYRLGASQLALLRALEVDIVAGQIDGSIRDGKPAALARMLLLAAQSTVLSHRVVADQLAAPQLVEEFGRLMDGYLTP, encoded by the coding sequence ATGCCGCAAAAACGTAAAAGTTCGGCCGACATCCTGGCCGCGGCCCGGGACTGTGTGCTCGCCTACGGCGCGCAGCGGACGACGCTGACCGAGGTGGCGCGCCGGGCCGGCGTGAGCCGGCCGACGGTCTACAACCACTGGCCGGACGTACGCGCGCTGCTCGCCGACCTGATCACCAGCGAGATGGCCGCGATCGCCGCCGAGGCGGCGGTGGACGTCGGCGACAACGCGCGCGACCGGCTGGTCCGCCAGGCCGTACGCGCCGCCGCCGCGGCGATCGCCAACCCGCTGATGACCAAGATCCTGGACTCCGATCCCGAGCTGCTGCTGCCCTATGTCTTCTATCGCCTCGGCGCCAGCCAGCTGGCTCTGCTGCGCGCGTTGGAAGTGGACATCGTCGCAGGTCAGATCGATGGTTCTATCCGCGACGGCAAGCCGGCCGCGCTGGCTCGCATGCTGTTGCTGGCCGCGCAGTCGACGGTCCTGTCGCACCGTGTGGTCGCCGACCAGTTGGCCGCGCCGCAGCTCGTCGAGGAGTTCGGTCGCCTGATGGACGGATATCTGACGCCATGA
- a CDS encoding diacylglycerol kinase family protein yields MTSETAVMIIAPGPGTGTRVPVLRCADALRKHAEVTIREVDSPADANAALADADGRRLVVAGSDDEIRAVLRQLVRRVVPKAGDRTGIADNRTIPDLPPLGLLPLDGSATDDLVAVLGLPREPEAVAAAVRADRTRRLDLLRHDGGSVTVHAALLGGRGTDGLPAPWTASVTVDDTVLCQPDEMLLAVGVTNAGRLEALPGLALTSDADPADGALDVAVAVPVRRGRWPRKPRTEVEVRRFRGRAVAITPSDVRIPALDDGAEGVVSRKRTWWVEPSAWAVYTG; encoded by the coding sequence GTGACCAGCGAAACCGCCGTCATGATCATCGCACCGGGCCCCGGCACGGGCACCCGCGTGCCGGTGCTGCGCTGCGCCGACGCGCTGCGCAAGCACGCCGAGGTGACGATCCGTGAAGTCGACTCGCCGGCCGACGCCAACGCGGCGCTCGCCGACGCCGACGGCCGGCGGTTGGTGGTCGCCGGCTCCGACGACGAGATACGCGCGGTGCTGCGCCAGCTCGTACGCCGCGTCGTGCCCAAAGCCGGCGACCGCACCGGCATCGCGGACAACCGGACGATCCCCGACCTGCCGCCGCTCGGCCTGCTGCCGCTGGACGGCTCGGCGACCGACGACCTGGTCGCCGTGCTCGGCCTGCCGCGTGAGCCGGAGGCGGTCGCCGCGGCCGTACGCGCCGACCGGACCCGCCGGCTCGACCTCCTGCGCCACGACGGCGGCTCGGTCACCGTGCACGCGGCGCTGCTCGGCGGCCGCGGCACCGATGGCCTGCCGGCGCCGTGGACCGCCTCGGTGACCGTCGACGACACGGTCCTGTGCCAGCCGGACGAGATGCTGCTGGCGGTCGGCGTGACCAACGCCGGCCGGCTGGAGGCACTGCCCGGGCTGGCGTTGACCAGCGACGCCGATCCGGCCGACGGCGCGCTCGACGTGGCGGTGGCCGTGCCGGTCAGGCGCGGTCGCTGGCCCCGCAAGCCGCGGACCGAGGTCGAGGTGCGCAGGTTTCGCGGTCGCGCGGTCGCCATCACCCCCTCTGACGTGCGGATTCCCGCGCTGGACGATGGCGCGGAAGGGGTCGTCAGCAGGAAGCGGACATGGTGGGTGGAGCCGTCGGCGTGGGCTGTATACACAGGCTGA
- a CDS encoding adenylosuccinate synthase yields the protein MPAVVLIGAQWGDEGKGKATDLLGGRVQYVVRYQGGNNAGHTVVTPDGEKYALRLIPSGVLAPDATCVIGNGVVIDPGVLLEEIDGLAARGVDVSRIVISADAHLIMPYHVAIDKVAERYLGKAKIGTTGRGIGPAYQDKVARLGVRTQDLFDESILRQKVASALDLKNQILTKIYNRKALDPVAVVDELLARGERIKPMIADTRVLLRDALDRGENVLLEGSQGTLLDVDHGTYPFVTSSNPTGGGAAVGSGIGPTRITRVIGILKAYTTRVGSGPFPTELFDEYGEMLRKVGGEVGVNTGRDRRTGWFDAVIARYATMVNGLTDIFLTKLDILSGLEKVPVCVAYDVDGERTDTVPTTQSGFHHAKPVYEYLDGWWEDISTARKMSDLPANARAYVERLEELSGAPISVVGVGPGREENVVIRDLID from the coding sequence ATGCCTGCAGTTGTCCTGATTGGTGCCCAGTGGGGTGACGAGGGAAAGGGCAAGGCGACCGACCTGCTTGGCGGCCGCGTCCAGTACGTCGTCCGCTATCAGGGCGGCAACAACGCAGGTCACACGGTGGTGACGCCGGACGGTGAGAAGTACGCGCTGCGGTTGATCCCGTCCGGTGTGCTCGCCCCAGACGCCACCTGCGTGATCGGCAACGGCGTCGTCATCGACCCGGGCGTGTTGCTGGAGGAGATCGACGGGCTGGCCGCGCGCGGAGTCGACGTGTCACGCATCGTGATCTCCGCCGACGCGCACCTGATCATGCCCTACCACGTCGCCATCGACAAAGTCGCCGAGCGCTATCTCGGCAAGGCCAAGATCGGCACGACCGGCCGCGGCATCGGCCCCGCCTACCAGGACAAGGTCGCCCGGCTCGGGGTGCGTACGCAGGACCTGTTCGACGAGAGCATCCTGCGGCAGAAGGTCGCCTCCGCGCTGGACCTGAAGAACCAGATCCTGACCAAGATCTACAACCGCAAGGCGCTCGACCCGGTCGCCGTGGTGGACGAGCTGCTCGCGCGCGGCGAGCGGATCAAGCCGATGATCGCCGACACGCGCGTGTTGCTCCGCGACGCGCTCGACCGCGGCGAGAACGTGCTGCTGGAGGGGTCGCAGGGCACGCTGCTCGACGTCGACCACGGCACCTATCCGTTCGTGACCTCCTCGAACCCGACCGGTGGCGGCGCCGCGGTCGGCAGTGGCATCGGACCGACCCGGATCACCAGGGTCATCGGCATCCTGAAGGCATACACGACCCGCGTCGGGTCGGGACCGTTTCCGACCGAGCTCTTCGACGAGTACGGCGAGATGCTGCGCAAGGTCGGCGGCGAGGTCGGCGTCAACACCGGCCGCGACCGGCGCACCGGCTGGTTCGACGCGGTGATCGCGCGCTACGCGACGATGGTCAACGGCCTGACCGACATTTTCCTCACCAAGCTGGACATCCTGTCCGGCCTGGAGAAGGTGCCGGTGTGTGTCGCGTACGACGTGGACGGCGAGCGCACCGACACGGTGCCGACCACGCAGTCCGGTTTCCACCACGCCAAGCCGGTCTACGAATATCTGGACGGCTGGTGGGAGGACATTTCCACCGCGCGGAAGATGTCGGACCTGCCGGCCAACGCGCGCGCGTACGTTGAGCGGCTGGAAGAGCTGTCCGGCGCGCCGATCAGCGTGGTCGGCGTGGGTCCGGGTCGCGAGGAAAATGTGGTCATTCGCGACCTGATTGATTAA
- a CDS encoding MarR family winged helix-turn-helix transcriptional regulator, whose protein sequence is MNVVDGTESVPEKDSVDRNLEYWQEEIPDLDARAEEIAGRIHLLAKHMSRPRQRSLEAQGLQQWEFQTLKLLRRRGRPYEATPGELAAAIGLSPAAMTKRLDGMERSGYVRRSHDSQDRRRVTVRLTQAGMKAWSQAIDEQGRVEQKLVHALNADQQDQLAALLRQMLLLAESEGGAL, encoded by the coding sequence GTGAACGTCGTCGATGGGACGGAAAGCGTGCCGGAGAAGGACAGCGTCGACCGCAATCTGGAGTACTGGCAGGAGGAGATCCCGGACCTCGACGCGCGCGCGGAGGAGATTGCCGGCCGCATCCACCTGCTGGCCAAGCACATGTCCAGGCCAAGGCAGCGGTCGCTGGAGGCACAGGGCCTGCAGCAGTGGGAGTTCCAGACGCTGAAGCTGTTGCGGCGACGCGGCCGGCCGTACGAGGCGACCCCCGGCGAGCTGGCGGCGGCGATCGGCCTGTCACCGGCGGCGATGACCAAGCGGCTGGACGGCATGGAGCGGTCGGGTTATGTGCGGCGCAGCCACGACTCGCAGGACCGGCGGCGGGTGACCGTACGGTTGACGCAGGCCGGCATGAAGGCGTGGTCGCAGGCGATCGACGAGCAGGGCCGCGTCGAGCAGAAGCTGGTGCACGCGCTGAACGCCGACCAGCAGGACCAGCTCGCCGCGCTGCTGCGCCAGATGTTGTTGCTCGCCGAGTCCGAGGGTGGCGCGCTCTGA